The Neodiprion lecontei isolate iyNeoLeco1 chromosome 2, iyNeoLeco1.1, whole genome shotgun sequence genome segment GGACGAGCGCAGCTTCATATAACCTTTGCTTCGTGGACAGACGACCGTCGGTCTGGCGACTATCTCTCGACGCTCCGGACACGTGTTGATGCTACCATCTGGACACTCCGTTTGAAGGCCGGTCCTAGGGCACTTTGAACTAAAACCGTCGAAGAATATCTGCAGGTCGGGAACTCCAGCCGTCGAATAGCTGCTTTCTAGAAACGCTGTCACCTGCGCAGTGAtcgtaaaaattacaaatcagAAATATacaattacatatttttcaaatttaattgcTATCTTTATTCGATCCATTTATAATTCTTTCATTCGCTTTGTACACTGGGAAAAGTTATTTCGGGAAttcaataatgaaatattatagtgaaaatttcaactgcGGTTCTACACAGttaatgatttgttatttgcTATATTCTAGATGTTATTGCCAATAGGATACGGTTCTGtgtatgaggcattccacaCCAAACCGATCCTCAACATCgacgatttgttttttatttttaagtatgGTGTAGagtgtacaaaataatatttttcaccgggttttagattttttaaactaCGGGCTTGAGTCTTACTGCACGCGAAAACAAGAAAACCCAATTTTCGTTGCATAACCCCATTCGATTGGcttcaagtttttcttctgaattttttgtcaaaatacgAACCGTTTTAGACCAAAATGAAAGTGCTCCTATGCTTTTGTAGATATCGCTACATGTGTGTccgtgaaaaacaaattttgcaCTCAAGAATTTGATTATATGAGAAAATTGTAATTGAACCAAATTTTAATGAACACTAATTACAAATGTGATTAATATTTTCTTCCACCATTTTATTTTCCCCAAATGACAAATCACATATGCATTCTGCATTTTACTTTAtctttatttcaaaactgaaaTCGCATTTGCAATTTAtgtcgtttaatttttttttttttttggcggtagtgaaaattgaaacatgtATTTAGGTGATGCCTAATACTTTACCTGGGTCAGACCAGTGCTAGCTAAAGGCCCGCTCCGGGTGGCCAGAAACTCATTGATCGCGCTAAGAGTAAGCGTTTCGTAGTGAGTGTCATTGATGCTCATCTTTATGCCGATGGAGACATGATTGTGGAGGTTTTCTCCTACCGGCAGATCCTTTACAGGCTTTATTCCGAGCTTAGTGAGGTGCTCCTTGGGTCCGATTCCTGACGTCATCAGAATCTGCGGTGACCCGATAGCCCCGGCGGTTAGAATCACCTCTTTGTTAGTCTTCATGACTCGCCGTACCCCATTCTTGTCGATGTACTCGACCCCGTACGCCCTCGCGGACCACtagtttatttattgatttttttatttatttatccacGAACCACCCGACAGTAAATATGAATAACTAAAAATTGGACACTTAAGCAGCAATTACATGATAGACAtaagagaagaaaagtaaaaggaTGCTATAGTCATTCTTTATTGTCCAAGTAAAATGTCACTTATTTTGACTTTTATACGAGCCTGCGCATCACTGATATGAAAATACCTCAGATGGCGCAATTCTTCATGCAACGCTAAACAGAAATATCCGATAACATTTTCGTTTCACGCGAGAATATCGCCAGAATATGTACCCCAGCACTATGTGGCCACTCAATTACACGAATATGTTTTCTGGCATTATTCTTGCGTAAAGCAACCACGTGTTTGGATATTCGTGTTCGATATTACATGCAGAATTACGCAAGCTGTGAATTTTATGGATCGACGATACACAGGCTCTGATAATAGCCAAAATAGGTGACACTTGTGCAGTCGGTGAAGGCTGACTACAGCATCCTCATGGTGTATTGCATACGAGTGGACGCCTGAAAAagtggatgaatttttaaaaattaacatcCAGACaaccaattattcaattcgatttgAGTTCATATTATTAAAACATACGTAGATCGAGCTtcatttgcatattttttcataaaaatcagttGACGAGATGCGTTGTTATTAACAGTATCGTCAACCACTTCGCTCTGTCCTATTACTTTGCTGTGTCCACGATATCTCAGGAACGAACCGATCGATTTAACCGATTTCCTTCAAATTTGGAGACATATTATAGTATTTTTGGACAGTTAATTCTCTTTGCAACGATACtacgttttttaaataatatttttttggtaGTCATATTTAAAAAGTCCTAACCTTTGGATTAACAATAGAATTTAAACTTCAAATTGTCGTCATTGTGGTAGAAAGAAAGTCGAACCATGGGCACCGCAAAACATGTCACCGATCGAAATTATTGACGTTGAACTCGTCGACAAAAATGCTTCCTAGCAATTGATTttgattgggaaaaaagtgtAAGTAACTATCGATGtcgaaagaatgaaaagaaacaagCCCCGatagaattgaataattggttGTCGAGGAATAAATTCCACAAAATTCTTCCACTTTTTGTACCGCTCATTCTGTATTACGCCCACTTGATAAACACAACAAATAGTatattatgtaacaagggaataaagtcgaattttattcctgtgttacatATAGGATTTCATTTCCGACTCAACTTTGGccggaaaatttatttgaaaattgtgatTTTTAAATTGGCCTCATATTTCCCGTAAATACGTTTCAGGGGAAAACATACCACTTCGTCCCGCTcttcaggaaaaaaaaaattaactttatggtcgagtcgggaataaataaaatattgacaaGATAACAAGTCTAACGTCGCAAATACTCAGCCACCTTCTCCACGAGGATTCGTGTCACGTGAGCGTTTATCAACACGTCCAAATTGGGCCGCTGCGAGACGGGCCGCAAATAGTACCGCGAAGTAGTTCCACGAAGGCCGGCGCTCGTCATCATCGGGGCTACCATGAAACCCGTCTGGTTAAAGCCACGGAGCGAGCCGATCCGGTACCTCAGCTCCTTTGCCGAGTTGAGCAGGTCCTCGGAGAAGTCCGGCTTGTGCGGAAAATAGTTGATCTGCAACGGGCCGCCGCTCCGCGTTCGCGCGAACGGCTCGGTCCGCACCATATTCGGATTTGCCGGCGCCTCCGCCCGCTCGAAGTAGTGCTCGATCTCACTGTACGACCAACCGACGTTCCCCTCCCGCGCCCATTTGTTGTAGATTTCGGGGTGACCCCGAACGTACATCATGCCATAGAGACCCCCGGTGCCCGACACCATTTTGCCTCGTGGCCAAGCACAGATTCCGCCTCTTTCTGCGAATGTCAAGTTCCCATTAGGTGGAAATTTGAGGCATGGAGACTAGAGGTAAGGAGGCCGAACGCAATGCTGGCAAAATTGACTGTGAAAGTGATGAACGATCCGCGGATTGTACCCGCCTGGCGGCGCTACCACTGCGGGCTCTGTCAGCGCGGTAATTTTGAATCGTCGATCCTCACGTATGTATCCTGTTCGAAACCAGGCGCTGGTATCGCCTGCGGATACATCCCGAACTACAAGATCTTTCATCACTTTTACGATCCACTTTTCGACGATTCCGCCATGTGCGTTCGGCCTTCTTACCTCTAGTCCCCATGATTTGAGGTTTCGAGGACAGATCAGGTGTACATTTATCGTGTTGGATTCTGAACGATTCGGGAGC includes the following:
- the LOC107219042 gene encoding glucose dehydrogenase [FAD, quinone] isoform X1 yields the protein MELKVFLVHFLQWIIIGFGFATAIRYEPTAMPRGAGTLANPSDNPSSGCCQCKFDDTAYLNSACGSMASFMILVQSLMMSRCDIADPCRRAGRSDLPDGQWYDFIIVGAGVAGPILARRLSDYPWWKVLLIEAGPEEPTMTAFPGLAFNAINSSLDWKFLTEPTQPHPTACLERGGICAWPRGKMVSGTGGLYGMMYVRGHPEIYNKWAREGNVGWSYSEIEHYFERAEAPANPNMVRTEPFARTRSGGPLQINYFPHKPDFSEDLLNSAKELRYRIGSLRGFNQTGFMVAPMMTSAGLRGTTSRYYLRPVSQRPNLDVLINAHVTRILVEKWSARAYGVEYIDKNGVRRVMKTNKEVILTAGAIGSPQILMTSGIGPKEHLTKLGIKPVKDLPVGENLHNHVSIGIKMSINDTHYETLTLSAINEFLATRSGPLASTGLTQVTAFLESSYSTAGVPDLQIFFDGFSSKCPRTGLQTECPDGSINTCPERREIVARPTVVCPRSKGYMKLRSSNPLDPPLLYPNYFVNEVDAKILVEGIKKVVELSKTKALRKWDLRLDNKPHPWCARYYFGSDAYWSCLIRVQTGPENHQAGSCRMGPVGDARAVVDPELRVHGVENIRVADASIFPIVPNANPVAAIIMVAEKASDLIRAAWMVK